In the Methanobrevibacter sp. genome, one interval contains:
- a CDS encoding nicotinamide-nucleotide adenylyltransferase — MKIVRGILIGRMQPIHNGHMQVINKILEEVDEIIIGIGSAQLSHSTKNPFTAGERIVMISQSLAESGVDPSKYYIIPMQDINYNAVWASHVKMLTPPFSVVYSGNQLVKQLFCEEGYEVKQPPLFDRVLLSGTEVRRRMLNDGDWEDLIPGAAAKIINEINGTERMKNLSIKEISEL, encoded by the coding sequence ATGAAAATAGTTCGCGGAATTTTAATTGGAAGAATGCAGCCAATCCATAATGGACATATGCAAGTTATTAATAAAATTTTAGAAGAAGTGGATGAGATTATAATTGGTATCGGCAGTGCCCAGTTAAGCCACAGCACCAAAAACCCTTTTACTGCCGGTGAACGTATTGTTATGATCAGCCAGTCCTTAGCTGAAAGCGGCGTTGATCCATCCAAATACTACATCATACCAATGCAGGACATTAATTATAATGCTGTCTGGGCTTCACACGTTAAAATGTTAACCCCTCCCTTTTCAGTTGTCTATTCCGGAAATCAATTAGTTAAACAATTGTTCTGTGAAGAGGGATATGAAGTAAAGCAGCCTCCCCTTTTTGACAGAGTTCTTTTATCCGGGACAGAAGTCAGAAGAAGAATGCTTAATGACGGAGATTGGGAGGATTTGATTCCCGGCGCAGCTGCAAAAATCATTAATGAAATAAACGGTACCGAGAGAATGAAAAATTTATCAATAAAAGAAATTAGTGAATTATAA
- a CDS encoding DUF367 family protein gives MRITVFHADECDRKKCTSIKMEKLGKCRLVYNINKIPSGAIVLNPYAEKAVSYEDYRFVQRRGVVGLDCSWNEVSKSKKFFSLSKYHRSLPFLIATNPVNYGKPCILSTVEAIAATLYITRFKDEARDLLDGFKWGHTFLELNHDLLEAYSEADTSAEVVCVQNEFLKDSK, from the coding sequence ATGAGAATTACAGTTTTTCATGCAGATGAATGTGACAGAAAAAAATGCACATCTATAAAAATGGAAAAGTTAGGTAAATGCAGACTGGTTTACAATATAAATAAGATTCCCAGTGGTGCTATTGTTTTAAATCCATATGCTGAGAAAGCTGTATCATATGAAGACTACAGGTTTGTGCAAAGGAGAGGAGTAGTAGGTTTGGATTGTTCCTGGAACGAAGTGTCCAAATCCAAAAAATTCTTCTCTTTATCAAAGTATCACAGGTCACTTCCATTTTTAATAGCCACCAATCCTGTTAATTATGGAAAACCCTGCATTTTATCAACAGTTGAAGCAATAGCTGCCACATTATATATCACACGTTTTAAAGATGAGGCTCGTGATTTGCTTGACGGATTTAAATGGGGACATACTTTTCTAGAGTTAAATCATGACTTGCTTGAAGCGTATAGTGAAGCGGATACAAGCGCTGAGGTTGTTTGTGTGCAAAATGAGTTTTTAAAGGATTCGAAGTGA
- a CDS encoding 50S ribosomal protein L40e translates to MARFEEAENRMFNVKICLKCNARNPAGATTCRKCGYKGLRFKAKEPRG, encoded by the coding sequence ATGGCAAGATTTGAAGAGGCAGAAAACAGAATGTTCAATGTAAAAATCTGTTTAAAATGTAACGCTCGTAACCCTGCTGGTGCTACCACCTGTAGAAAATGTGGTTACAAAGGTTTAAGATTCAAAGCTAAAGAACCAAGAGGATAG
- a CDS encoding geranylgeranylglyceryl/heptaprenylglyceryl phosphate synthase, with the protein MNDVENYIRDILKTRKIHFTLIDPDEQTPEEALDIATQAIEGGTDGIMIGGSTVDGDDVNDTCKILSENIAVPIIIFPGNISSVSKYADAIFYMSYVNSRNPYWINGAQALAAPAVKESGMEILSMHYMVVSPGGTVGWVGDANLVPRNKPKIAAAYSMSAELFGIKFFYLEAGSGAEEPIPPEMVGYAKMAGPKNILVVGGGIRDGKAAYMAAKAGGDIIVTGTVVEEVDDIKAKILELTGAIKKASME; encoded by the coding sequence ATGAACGATGTTGAAAATTATATTAGAGATATATTAAAAACTAGAAAAATACACTTTACTTTAATTGATCCTGATGAACAAACACCTGAAGAAGCCTTAGATATTGCAACACAAGCTATTGAAGGTGGAACTGACGGAATCATGATTGGAGGATCCACTGTTGATGGTGATGATGTAAATGATACCTGTAAAATATTATCTGAAAATATTGCAGTTCCAATTATTATTTTCCCTGGAAACATAAGTAGTGTAAGTAAATATGCTGACGCTATTTTTTATATGAGTTATGTAAACTCAAGAAATCCTTATTGGATTAACGGCGCTCAGGCATTAGCAGCACCAGCAGTTAAAGAATCTGGAATGGAAATATTGTCAATGCATTATATGGTTGTTTCTCCAGGAGGAACTGTCGGTTGGGTTGGAGATGCAAATTTAGTACCTAGAAACAAACCGAAAATCGCAGCAGCATATTCCATGTCTGCTGAACTATTTGGAATTAAATTTTTCTATCTTGAAGCAGGTTCCGGTGCAGAAGAACCTATTCCCCCTGAAATGGTTGGCTATGCTAAAATGGCTGGTCCAAAAAACATTCTTGTCGTAGGTGGAGGAATACGTGATGGTAAAGCAGCTTATATGGCGGCAAAAGCTGGCGGAGACATCATTGTAACAGGTACTGTTGTAGAAGAAGTTGATGATATAAAAGCCAAAATTCTTGAATTAACTGGCGCTATTAAAAAAGCTTCAATGGAGTAG
- a CDS encoding DNA double-strand break repair nuclease NurA codes for MLNSLYEKAIAKRGFIHDISSKADVESQLEYNWFNRDILESSADFSIAAGDGSFNKKKFLTTNFCAVGAESIIYDGEIKKIDDSDIFDVGHVSFLDELLSNYMAIYELKCALRTIKDYDVDYYMFDGSLLGDLQNAFPRGAKLPSKLKDNIDDVLLGEFERRLNQKKFGLVFPDLISSLKLMEFPKDESSNKIEEYNLHLASIEKIILLKEILQFRKRIISISKSSSDNELFGWNIPDIAFLDKFTKKQGMSLIKHRKVFDKAAFPYFNDFFKGLTFTIFYIRLQDNKNVLKVELPYKASREEVFEIIKKINTLSVQGYPYLLNKAHNDVVITDKNIKELLKIAKIYETTNREVMSW; via the coding sequence ATGTTAAATTCATTATATGAAAAGGCCATCGCTAAAAGAGGATTTATTCATGATATCAGTTCGAAGGCTGATGTTGAATCTCAATTGGAATATAACTGGTTTAATAGGGATATTCTTGAAAGCAGTGCCGATTTTTCCATTGCCGCAGGTGATGGGAGTTTTAACAAAAAGAAATTTCTAACAACCAATTTCTGTGCTGTAGGGGCAGAATCCATTATTTATGATGGTGAAATTAAAAAAATTGATGATTCGGATATTTTTGATGTAGGTCATGTTTCTTTTTTAGATGAACTCCTAAGTAATTACATGGCTATTTACGAGCTTAAATGCGCACTTAGAACCATTAAAGATTATGATGTTGACTATTACATGTTTGACGGTTCACTTTTAGGAGACCTGCAAAATGCGTTTCCAAGAGGAGCCAAATTACCATCAAAACTTAAAGACAACATTGATGATGTGCTTTTAGGAGAATTTGAAAGAAGATTAAATCAAAAAAAGTTCGGACTGGTATTTCCAGATTTGATTTCCTCTTTAAAATTAATGGAGTTTCCTAAAGATGAAAGTTCAAATAAGATAGAAGAGTATAATCTACATCTGGCATCTATTGAAAAAATCATTCTTTTAAAAGAAATTCTGCAGTTCAGAAAAAGGATTATTTCAATTTCAAAATCATCATCAGATAATGAATTATTCGGTTGGAATATTCCGGATATTGCGTTTCTGGATAAATTCACCAAAAAACAGGGAATGTCATTGATTAAACATAGGAAAGTGTTTGATAAAGCAGCATTTCCATATTTCAATGATTTTTTCAAAGGATTGACATTTACAATTTTCTACATTCGCCTTCAGGATAACAAAAATGTTTTAAAGGTGGAACTGCCTTATAAGGCTTCTAGAGAAGAGGTATTTGAAATTATTAAAAAAATCAACACATTGTCAGTTCAGGGTTATCCGTATTTACTTAATAAGGCACACAATGATGTTGTAATTACAGACAAGAACATTAAGGAGCTGTTAAAAATAGCTAAAATTTATGAAACAACTAATAGGGAAGTGATGTCATGGTAG
- a CDS encoding ATP-binding protein, whose amino-acid sequence MVVGICYGETSLTEITFISDKMPKVGEYVTMEYDGKKVLGMIENLIRGNDSLNVDINDFKAIQKISRIGADDNYIKGKVKILGDVNDNLRLPRTPVLPGTEIRLADKEVLNEIFKVKNPIKLGSLVNQSDVDVNVEANPILSRHLAILAMTGAGKSNTVSVLIDQLLGYNVPVFVFDMHGEYKDAEFPNGEVNVIKPKINPQYMDIYEIKKLVHIGGNSFIQERHFRRAFKEAKKMLSDGVAPSNNFLQIMYDILEKDSQVEGSDKQIVDVMNKIDDSMDRYSNIFDKDIGNILSNIKKAHVNVLDLSQVDEYVASVLVSHILRNSLQRSKNLAHTGNKEDLLNNSVFFILEEAHILAPNKRDSESKRWIQRIAREGRKFGLGLCLVSQSPKTVDHDALSQMNNMIILRLVEPEDQRHVQSASESLSQDLINQLPSLNVGEAIVLGLMSKVPTLVKIDMFKGRRHGDDMDIISYFKESVKKEEEDLKQKEQETLDMGYDY is encoded by the coding sequence ATGGTAGTTGGAATTTGTTATGGGGAAACTTCATTAACTGAAATAACATTCATTTCAGATAAAATGCCGAAAGTTGGCGAATATGTTACAATGGAATACGACGGTAAAAAAGTTTTAGGAATGATTGAAAACTTAATCAGGGGAAATGATTCTTTAAATGTGGACATTAACGATTTCAAAGCTATTCAAAAGATTTCAAGAATCGGAGCCGATGACAACTATATTAAAGGAAAGGTAAAGATTCTCGGTGATGTTAATGATAATCTAAGATTGCCAAGAACACCTGTGCTTCCGGGAACTGAAATCCGACTGGCTGACAAGGAAGTTTTAAATGAAATATTTAAAGTGAAAAACCCTATAAAATTAGGTTCCCTTGTAAACCAGAGTGATGTTGATGTTAATGTTGAGGCAAATCCGATTTTATCAAGACATTTGGCAATCTTGGCAATGACCGGCGCGGGAAAATCAAATACTGTATCAGTTTTAATAGACCAGCTATTGGGTTATAACGTTCCGGTTTTCGTTTTTGATATGCATGGGGAGTATAAGGACGCGGAGTTTCCAAATGGGGAGGTTAATGTAATAAAACCTAAAATAAATCCCCAATATATGGATATTTATGAAATTAAAAAACTGGTCCATATCGGCGGAAACAGTTTTATTCAGGAAAGACACTTTAGAAGAGCATTTAAAGAAGCTAAAAAAATGCTTTCTGATGGAGTTGCACCTTCTAATAACTTTTTACAAATAATGTATGATATTTTAGAAAAGGATTCACAAGTAGAAGGCTCTGATAAACAGATAGTTGATGTAATGAACAAAATCGATGATTCGATGGACAGGTATTCTAATATATTCGATAAGGATATCGGAAATATATTGTCCAATATCAAAAAGGCTCATGTTAATGTTTTAGATTTAAGCCAGGTTGATGAATATGTCGCAAGTGTTTTGGTAAGCCATATTTTGAGAAATTCACTTCAAAGAAGTAAGAATCTTGCACATACAGGAAATAAAGAGGACTTGCTTAATAATTCAGTATTTTTCATTTTAGAAGAGGCCCACATTTTAGCTCCAAATAAAAGGGACTCCGAATCTAAAAGATGGATTCAGAGAATTGCAAGGGAAGGCCGTAAATTCGGTTTGGGTCTGTGTCTTGTAAGCCAATCTCCAAAAACTGTTGATCATGATGCGTTGTCCCAAATGAATAACATGATTATCTTAAGACTTGTTGAACCTGAAGACCAAAGGCACGTTCAATCAGCCAGTGAAAGCCTCTCACAAGATTTAATCAATCAGCTTCCTTCATTAAATGTTGGGGAAGCTATTGTTTTGGGTTTGATGAGTAAGGTGCCGACTCTTGTTAAAATAGATATGTTTAAAGGCCGCCGCCATGGTGATGACATGGATATTATTTCATATTTCAAAGAGTCCGTAAAAAAAGAGGAAGAGGATTTAAAACAAAAGGAGCAAGAAACATTGGATATGGGATATGATTATTAG
- a CDS encoding DNA repair exonuclease produces MKFAHLADTHLGYRQFGLIEREQDFYEVFERIIDRIIEEKVDFVIHSGDLFETARPSPNALLVFQKGLLKLKGAGIPMFSIAGNHDSVMRKKSIPPQVIFKKLGLKVISPINTNYVFGDVFIGGLPYYPASQSKVLKSKLAELSKKAAHHEKSILVLHQGIDKYFGYQYELEIGDVPDNFDYYALGHIHKYVHESFGNGKLVYPGSSEIWKTDEINDYRENGKGFVIVDFDGPKPSVKRIKIDIPREFIIRSLNYNDLESGIAAIKETIKDFDKKPILDLTIKDVESDTSNVYEIINDELGDLSLMIRPRFIMAGEELIEETIKNDSLGPKELLEEQLKSYGDENVTQLAIDLYDYLSKDKLDESGQLIKQFFNEFYSNGEFKTGEAENETSQEEPEDVQTTFNEVLK; encoded by the coding sequence ATGAAATTTGCACATTTAGCAGATACTCATTTGGGTTATCGTCAGTTTGGTTTAATTGAACGTGAACAGGACTTTTATGAAGTATTTGAAAGGATTATTGATAGAATTATAGAAGAAAAAGTAGATTTTGTAATACATAGTGGAGACTTATTTGAAACTGCAAGACCATCTCCAAATGCACTTTTAGTTTTTCAGAAGGGTTTATTAAAATTGAAAGGTGCAGGCATTCCAATGTTTTCAATTGCAGGAAATCATGATTCAGTAATGCGTAAAAAATCTATTCCTCCACAGGTTATATTTAAAAAATTGGGATTGAAGGTAATCAGTCCGATTAATACTAATTATGTATTTGGAGATGTCTTCATCGGGGGATTGCCTTATTATCCGGCATCACAAAGCAAGGTTTTAAAATCCAAATTAGCAGAACTGTCTAAAAAAGCAGCTCATCATGAAAAATCCATTTTGGTATTGCATCAGGGCATTGATAAGTACTTCGGTTATCAGTATGAGTTGGAAATTGGTGATGTTCCCGATAACTTTGATTATTACGCTTTAGGCCATATCCATAAATATGTTCATGAAAGCTTTGGTAACGGAAAATTGGTTTATCCCGGATCTTCTGAAATCTGGAAAACCGATGAAATTAATGATTATAGGGAAAATGGAAAGGGATTTGTTATTGTAGATTTCGATGGACCAAAACCGTCAGTTAAAAGAATTAAAATTGATATTCCGCGTGAATTTATCATAAGATCACTTAACTACAATGACCTGGAAAGCGGTATTGCGGCCATTAAAGAAACAATAAAGGACTTTGATAAAAAACCTATCTTGGATTTAACAATCAAAGACGTTGAATCAGATACAAGCAATGTTTATGAAATTATCAATGATGAATTGGGAGACTTATCCTTAATGATTAGGCCTAGATTTATTATGGCCGGCGAAGAGCTAATTGAAGAAACAATTAAAAATGATTCCTTAGGTCCTAAAGAACTTTTAGAAGAACAATTAAAGAGTTATGGGGATGAAAATGTAACTCAATTGGCTATTGATTTATATGATTATTTATCCAAAGACAAACTTGATGAATCAGGTCAGTTAATTAAGCAATTCTTCAATGAATTTTATAGTAACGGGGAATTTAAAACCGGAGAGGCTGAAAATGAAACATCTCAGGAAGAACCAGAGGATGTTCAGACAACATTTAATGAGGTTTTAAAATGA
- a CDS encoding SMC family ATPase: protein MIFTKLRLKNFKSHEDTTIKFNKGISVIVGENGAGKSTILEGISFALFKQHTGKKIGDLVRNNADSMLVELEFDSNGRKYKIVREKKSNLKSAIYKKTSLDGDYVHICSGDREVNNEMLQILDIDSDLFLNAIYIRQGEIAELVDKTPAEKKQLIAKLLGIDSLEKSWKNLLPFINDYENQLSELKGKLYNSDKLSEDLSKKREELSSLKQRGLELEEQIEDVNQLLQEISESKRNMEREKEIYETQVNNLNNEENVLSKLEDDKHLIQDNLDKIRDAEEKMDRLEKYVSKLDVYIDFEKSVVSIQSLKENEKEINDKIDSIAKQKQIVADNKEDYNKFLASDEEIAKYDNQKVNLEKELASMAKLEKDKKDLLKDIEDERNDINIFFSRAKDKLDDYGLNQDILAEINDFENIEESTNNFIDETSVKIKNLTDDIAVKNEDIAVFRQNIKSNEKSLKELNDADNQCPVCQSDIDENKKSELIRYYSANIGENTDLISEYEENVRLLNKNKESFENKHEKLSDLVKQIIEYKHKFQHLQNQLVKLTKIDDDLEAKEYISNKLGELILIIANKKTDRESYQESYDSYNQAKGALEVLGSETEAQYKLKQVKNEIDNHVTNIKLAIEQDPHLSGDISTQELKNRLEDLKAKHEEFNQLKGFVQNKNSYLTQLDSVKEDIGMSINQIDIFKNKINASVYDKEKYEQIIYRSELYERRHNTFSNELSEIKGRAREAIAQVKELNNKLETIEEFKQQYDDISDFINLLSHFRSLYSKNGIQKDLRNISRPLIQKYTKEFFNEFNFNYSDLTLDDEYDVTVYGPEGESSMSMVSGGEKIAIALALRLGITQAMANGELDTILLDEPTIHLDASRRHELINLLREISLLPQMIIVTHEPQLENAADNLIKVEKENGISKVIM from the coding sequence ATGATTTTCACAAAATTAAGATTAAAAAACTTCAAATCTCATGAAGACACCACTATTAAATTTAATAAGGGCATCAGTGTCATTGTAGGTGAAAATGGTGCAGGTAAATCAACAATTTTAGAAGGTATTAGCTTTGCTTTATTCAAACAGCATACCGGTAAAAAAATTGGGGATTTAGTTAGAAATAATGCGGACTCCATGTTGGTCGAATTGGAATTTGATTCCAACGGAAGAAAATACAAAATAGTTCGTGAAAAAAAATCAAATTTGAAATCTGCAATTTACAAGAAAACTTCTCTTGACGGAGATTATGTTCACATTTGCAGCGGGGACAGAGAAGTAAATAATGAAATGCTTCAGATTTTAGACATTGATTCAGACCTGTTCTTAAATGCAATCTATATTCGCCAAGGTGAAATTGCAGAGTTAGTTGATAAAACTCCTGCTGAGAAAAAACAACTGATTGCTAAGTTATTAGGTATTGACTCTTTAGAAAAGTCATGGAAAAACCTGTTGCCTTTCATTAATGATTATGAAAATCAGCTTTCAGAACTTAAGGGCAAGCTTTACAATTCCGACAAGCTGTCTGAGGATTTAAGTAAAAAACGTGAAGAGTTATCCTCATTAAAACAGAGAGGCCTTGAACTTGAAGAGCAAATCGAAGATGTCAATCAGCTGCTTCAGGAGATTTCTGAAAGTAAAAGAAACATGGAACGAGAAAAGGAAATCTATGAAACCCAGGTAAATAATCTCAATAATGAAGAAAATGTATTGTCTAAACTTGAAGATGATAAACATTTGATTCAGGATAATTTGGATAAAATTAGAGATGCCGAAGAAAAAATGGACAGATTGGAAAAATATGTTTCTAAACTGGATGTTTATATCGATTTTGAAAAATCTGTAGTCAGCATTCAAAGCTTAAAAGAAAATGAAAAAGAAATCAACGATAAAATAGATTCAATAGCTAAACAAAAACAGATTGTTGCTGATAACAAAGAGGATTATAATAAATTCCTTGCTTCTGATGAGGAAATTGCCAAATATGATAATCAAAAAGTCAATCTTGAAAAGGAATTAGCATCTATGGCCAAACTTGAAAAAGATAAAAAAGATCTTTTAAAGGATATTGAAGATGAAAGAAATGACATCAATATTTTCTTCTCAAGAGCAAAAGACAAACTGGATGACTATGGATTAAATCAGGATATTTTAGCAGAAATTAATGATTTTGAAAATATTGAAGAATCTACAAATAATTTTATTGATGAGACTTCTGTAAAAATTAAAAATTTAACTGATGATATCGCTGTTAAAAATGAAGATATTGCTGTTTTTAGGCAGAATATTAAATCTAATGAAAAATCTCTAAAAGAATTAAATGATGCTGACAATCAGTGTCCTGTCTGCCAATCCGATATTGATGAGAATAAAAAATCAGAGTTAATAAGATATTATTCTGCCAATATTGGTGAGAATACTGATTTGATATCTGAATATGAAGAAAATGTCCGGTTACTCAATAAAAACAAGGAAAGTTTTGAAAATAAACATGAAAAACTCTCTGACTTGGTTAAACAGATTATTGAATATAAACATAAGTTCCAACATTTGCAAAATCAGCTAGTTAAACTGACTAAGATTGATGATGATCTTGAAGCCAAGGAATATATTAGCAATAAGTTAGGCGAACTGATTTTAATTATTGCAAATAAAAAAACAGACCGCGAATCTTATCAGGAATCTTATGATTCATATAATCAGGCTAAAGGAGCATTGGAGGTTTTAGGTAGTGAAACCGAAGCTCAATATAAATTAAAACAGGTTAAAAATGAGATTGACAATCATGTAACCAACATTAAACTTGCCATTGAACAGGACCCTCATTTAAGTGGAGATATCAGTACACAGGAGCTTAAAAATCGTCTTGAGGATTTAAAAGCAAAACATGAAGAGTTCAATCAGCTTAAAGGATTTGTTCAAAATAAAAATTCCTATTTGACCCAACTTGATTCTGTAAAAGAAGATATTGGAATGTCTATTAATCAGATTGACATATTTAAAAACAAGATTAATGCTTCTGTTTATGATAAGGAGAAATATGAGCAGATTATTTACCGTTCAGAGTTATATGAAAGAAGACATAATACCTTTAGCAATGAACTTTCTGAAATTAAAGGAAGAGCGCGCGAAGCAATAGCTCAGGTTAAGGAATTAAATAATAAACTTGAAACCATTGAAGAATTTAAACAGCAATATGATGATATTTCAGATTTTATTAACCTGCTTAGTCATTTCAGAAGTTTATACAGTAAAAATGGTATTCAAAAAGATTTAAGAAATATTTCAAGACCTTTAATTCAAAAGTATACCAAGGAATTCTTCAATGAATTTAACTTCAATTATTCTGATTTAACTCTTGATGATGAGTATGATGTGACTGTTTATGGTCCTGAAGGGGAATCATCAATGAGTATGGTCAGTGGCGGTGAGAAAATAGCTATCGCATTAGCTTTAAGACTTGGTATTACACAGGCTATGGCTAATGGTGAATTGGATACTATTTTATTGGATGAACCTACAATTCATCTGGACGCATCAAGAAGACACGAATTAATTAATCTATTAAGGGAAATCTCTTTACTGCCTCAAATGATTATTGTAACTCATGAGCCTCAACTTGAAAATGCGGCAGATAATTTGATTAAAGTTGAAAAAGAGAATGGTATTTCAAAAGTAATAATGTAA
- a CDS encoding nuclease — translation MFEDEKNDKIYNLIITNGIDKSKEYMQFTEKLYSKVDFLWKESISGSYKSAGDEFYQKIDGIILLSGLYNDNKELFEDLISASEKYEIPIILVRPINVEEVPLELEEKAAMIVGWNANCIIDSIKDADKTM, via the coding sequence ATGTTTGAAGATGAAAAAAACGATAAAATTTATAATCTAATCATAACCAACGGAATAGATAAATCAAAGGAATACATGCAATTTACAGAGAAATTATATTCGAAAGTTGATTTCTTATGGAAAGAATCCATATCAGGTTCATATAAAAGTGCCGGAGATGAATTTTATCAAAAAATTGATGGAATTATTTTATTATCCGGTCTTTACAACGACAACAAAGAGCTATTTGAAGATTTGATAAGCGCAAGTGAAAAATATGAAATTCCGATTATCCTAGTCAGACCGATAAATGTGGAAGAGGTCCCTCTTGAACTGGAAGAAAAAGCAGCCATGATTGTCGGATGGAACGCTAATTGCATAATCGATTCTATTAAAGACGCAGATAAAACAATGTAA
- a CDS encoding Mur ligase family protein — MKAAVIGLGVEGKKAVNSLLNHGWEVYATDLNIDVDLSGLDLPLLSMNMIEEKQTVSIVGEDITVDLGFTNPYAIEQCDAIAISPSMYGGEFATRLLEKSDLLSDVLDNHKNLFTVGITGTNGKTTTVHMLKEILENAGKKVLVGGNGGGGFSGYYDLILEANEGEYDVLLVEVCDMTLDFCKHCFDFDMIGLTNIGNDHMDVHKTIANYKDSLVRFFSDKTIFTAFNQDFNADFKQSADKTIHYFEYQDELKLFGKFNLLNAGLATAISRELKVSKDVIKSTLANFNAVEGRLDVYKINDASVYVGKTDNSDALASILSEKDFYALFLGTPRHNEVHRLDILDVAVRYNPEVIVLFPGLDDTLDIAIYRLNSLGYSGNVITVNTLDEIIELVAEYSHEKAILIGGNGQDVIIDIQERIKLISENL, encoded by the coding sequence ATGAAAGCCGCAGTAATTGGATTAGGTGTAGAAGGAAAAAAAGCTGTAAACTCTCTTTTAAATCATGGATGGGAAGTTTATGCCACTGATTTGAATATCGATGTTGATTTGTCCGGTTTGGATTTGCCGTTATTATCAATGAATATGATTGAAGAAAAGCAAACAGTTTCAATTGTCGGCGAGGACATAACTGTTGATTTGGGTTTTACAAATCCTTATGCCATCGAACAGTGTGATGCAATAGCTATCAGTCCCAGCATGTACGGTGGGGAATTTGCAACAAGACTTCTTGAAAAATCAGATTTGTTAAGTGATGTTTTAGATAATCATAAGAATCTCTTCACTGTTGGAATTACCGGAACTAACGGTAAGACAACTACTGTGCATATGCTAAAGGAAATTTTAGAAAATGCCGGCAAAAAAGTTTTAGTCGGAGGCAATGGTGGAGGAGGATTTTCTGGCTATTATGATTTAATCCTTGAAGCTAATGAGGGGGAATATGACGTGCTGCTTGTTGAGGTATGCGATATGACTCTTGATTTTTGTAAGCACTGTTTTGATTTTGACATGATTGGCCTTACCAATATAGGTAATGATCATATGGATGTCCACAAAACCATAGCCAATTATAAGGATTCCCTGGTTAGATTTTTCTCAGATAAAACAATTTTCACTGCTTTTAATCAGGATTTCAATGCGGATTTCAAACAGTCAGCAGATAAAACAATACATTACTTTGAATATCAGGATGAATTAAAATTGTTCGGAAAATTTAACTTGCTTAATGCAGGTCTTGCAACAGCCATTTCAAGGGAATTGAAGGTATCTAAGGATGTTATAAAATCCACACTTGCCAATTTCAATGCTGTTGAAGGCAGACTGGATGTTTATAAGATTAATGATGCTTCAGTTTATGTTGGAAAAACAGATAATTCAGATGCCCTTGCTTCAATTTTATCAGAAAAAGATTTTTATGCATTATTCCTTGGCACACCCCGCCATAATGAAGTGCACAGGCTGGATATTCTGGATGTTGCAGTCAGGTACAATCCGGAAGTCATTGTTTTGTTCCCCGGATTAGATGACACATTGGATATTGCAATTTATAGGCTAAATTCACTGGGTTATAGTGGAAACGTCATTACAGTAAACACTCTTGATGAGATTATTGAATTGGTGGCCGAGTATTCTCATGAAAAAGCAATTTTAATCGGCGGCAATGGTCAGGATGTAATCATAGATATTCAGGAGAGAATCAAATTAATATCTGAAAACTTATAA